The DNA sequence CCTCCGATGGGCCGACGTGATCCTGCTCAACGAGGCGGACCGGGGGATGAACCGGTCGGGAAACCGGCATGTGGCCCGGGACCTGGCCCGTCGGCTCGGGATGCACATGGTCTTCGCCCCCGCCCATTTCGAACTGACGAAGGGGGTCGGCGAGGACCTGGATCTCCAGGGGGAAAACAGGGAGGGCCTTCAGGGGAACGCCATCCTCTCCCGCTACCCGATCGAGGAGGCCCGGACGGTGATGCTTCCCGTCTCCTTCGAGCCGTACGAGTTCCACGAAAAGCGCTTCGGCCGGCGCAACTGCGTGTGGGCTCGGCTGAGGCTCGGGAAGGGGGCCCTGTGGGCGGGAACGACCCACCTGGAACTGCGCAACACCCCCGCGTGCCGCGCCGCGGCGATACGGTGCATCCTCGAACGGCTCCCCGGCGCCGGGGATGAGGCGTATCTCCTCGGCGGAGACCTCAATACCAACACCTTCGGACGCGGGACCGCGTGGCGCACGCTCAAGGCGGCGTCACGCCTGCTCCTGCTCCCCCCGTCGCGGGTCGCGCGGCAGCTGCTCCATCCCGAATCGGGACGGGAACCCCTCTTCGCGGCGCTCCGGCGCGGAGGATTCGAGTGGGAGGGCCTCAATGCCCCCGGGGAGACCGCCCGTGCCCCCATAGGCTCGCTGGAGGAGATGCGCGTCCTCCCCCGGCCGCTCCGCAGCCTGCTCCCGGGCCGGCTGGACGCCTATGGGGGGTACCTCGGGCTCAAGCTGGACTGGCTCCTGGGGAAACACGTCCGGGGGCTTCGTGCCGGACAGGCCAGGGACCGCGCGGCGGGGGTGGAATCGGCGGACCCCGGATGCCGGGCGGCGGTGCATACGGGCCCCGACCGCCTTTCGGATCATTTGCCCGTGTACGCCGATCTCGATCTGGCATAATGGGACGACACCGCCCCGGCGGGAGAAAGGATTTTATGAGCCGAAGCGAGCGTTTCTTGCAGGCCTGCCGAGGGGAGGCCGCCGACTGCACCCCGGTCTGGTTCATGCGTCAGGCCGGCAGGTACATGAAGGCGTACCAGGAGATCCGTGCCCGATACCCGCTGATGGAGATGTTCCGCACCCCCGGGCTCGCGGCCGAGGTCACCCTGCAGCCGGTCCGCGCCTTCCCGATCGACGCCGCCATCATCTTCGCCGACATTCTCCTCCCCCTGGAGGGGATGGGGATCGGGTTCGAGTTCGTCGAAAGCCGGGGGCCCGTGATTGCCCGGCCGGTGCGGAGCGCTGCGGACATCGAGGCGCTCCGGGTGGCCGATCCCGAGGAAGACCTGGGTTACGTGCTCGAGGCCGTGCGCCAGGTGAGGGCCGAGATCGACGGGAAGGTCCCGCTCATCGGCTTTGCCGGCGCCCCGTTCACCCTGGCCGGGTATGCGATCGAGGGGGGGGGGTCCCCCAACCATCTGCTGACGAAAAGGGTGATGTACGAGCAGCCGGAGGCCTGGAACCTCCTGATGGACAAGATGGTCCGGACCCTGGTCCCCTTCCTGAAGGCGCAGGTGCGGGCGGGAGCCCAGGTGGTGCAGCTGTTCGATTCCTGGGTGGGGTGTCTCGACCCGTCAGACTACGCGCGCCACGTACTGCCTCACACCCGGAGGATCTTCCGGGAACTGCGTGCGGAGGGCATAGTGACCATCCATTTCGGGACCGGGACCGCGGGGCTGCTCCCGTTCATGGCCGAGGCGGGGGGGGACGTCCTTGGAGTGGACTGGCGGCTTCCGCTCGGGGAGGCGTGGCGGAAAGCGGGACCCGGGGTGCGCATCCAGGGGAACCTCGACCCGGCGGCGCTGCTGGCCCCCCGGGAGGTCCTCGTCCGGAAAGCGGTGGAGGTGCTCGATTCCGCCGCCGGCCGGCCCGGCCACATCTACAACCTCGGGCACGGAATCCTCCCCGGGACGCCCGAGGATTCGGTGCGGGCCCTGGCGGACCTGGTGCACGAGCGTTCCGCGGGCCTCAGTCGAACACAACCGTCTGAAGCGACGTGATTTCGATCGTCTTCCCGCAGCGCGGATTCCGGCACCGGATCTTGTCGTCGAGCCGGATGCGGTAGTCCCGGGCCTTGGCGTACCTCGCCCGGTCGCGTTCGTCCGCGCCGCGCGGGAGGGATGCCTTCTTGGTCCTCCGGCGCCACCGGATGGGGTATTCCATCGAGGTCCGGCATTTCGGGCAGTAGATCGTGGCGGTCACGGTCTCGTCCTTTTCGTTGTACAGGTCGCGTTCTTCCATGGGAACGTATTATATGCTTCAATGCTCCCGGCGGCATCAAGAACTTGCCTTGAACCGAAAATAAGGGCGCACGGCTTCGGGCCGGCGGGCTCATCAGGGAACAGGAGACTATGGGACTCATCAGCAGGCTCTTTTCAAGGGAATCCGGCCCTTCGCCGGGCCAGGTCCGGAAGGCGCTCAAGCAGGTCACCCAGATGCACGGCGAAGCGGGGACGCGC is a window from the Acidobacteriota bacterium genome containing:
- the hemE gene encoding uroporphyrinogen decarboxylase, producing MSRSERFLQACRGEAADCTPVWFMRQAGRYMKAYQEIRARYPLMEMFRTPGLAAEVTLQPVRAFPIDAAIIFADILLPLEGMGIGFEFVESRGPVIARPVRSAADIEALRVADPEEDLGYVLEAVRQVRAEIDGKVPLIGFAGAPFTLAGYAIEGGGSPNHLLTKRVMYEQPEAWNLLMDKMVRTLVPFLKAQVRAGAQVVQLFDSWVGCLDPSDYARHVLPHTRRIFRELRAEGIVTIHFGTGTAGLLPFMAEAGGDVLGVDWRLPLGEAWRKAGPGVRIQGNLDPAALLAPREVLVRKAVEVLDSAAGRPGHIYNLGHGILPGTPEDSVRALADLVHERSAGLSRTQPSEAT